A single region of the Desmonostoc muscorum LEGE 12446 genome encodes:
- a CDS encoding transposase, giving the protein MKSALLKEFRQAAYSYLGRAHDATFELMDAILLTRNAYSLADLSLSPVFRRKWPSIYEALQDSRPQRQKLMQLYIKQMPQQGRPLLAGDHTAWSRPDAVTLIERTIEHTSVTITGNKPITVGQGYSTIAWIPEDSGSWALPLRHEP; this is encoded by the coding sequence ATGAAAAGTGCCTTACTAAAAGAATTTCGTCAAGCAGCGTACAGCTATTTAGGTAGAGCGCATGATGCAACTTTTGAACTGATGGATGCAATATTACTGACGCGGAATGCCTACAGTTTGGCAGATTTATCGCTATCGCCAGTATTTAGAAGAAAGTGGCCAAGTATTTATGAAGCGTTACAAGATAGCAGACCACAGCGACAAAAATTGATGCAGTTATACATCAAACAGATGCCACAACAGGGTCGTCCGTTGTTGGCAGGCGACCACACTGCCTGGTCGCGCCCGGATGCGGTAACTCTTATTGAGAGGACAATTGAACACACCAGTGTTACCATAACCGGAAACAAACCAATTACCGTTGGTCAGGGATATAGTACCATTGCTTGGATACCAGAGGATTCTGGCAGTTGGGCGTTACCGTTGAGGCATGAGCCCTAG
- a CDS encoding peptidase domain-containing ABC transporter, which produces MEKQISTASISPQQLAKILGYSLGKEEFFNCLPQIQFIEPKVGKFWQTTDAKAGIYLIIGGKIRLTNSAKELIATLKSGESFGECTFFPEENFLPYSARTSLNAKLAYLSPQLIFPLLTKYPQIREHFLAQAQSLNSLFNPSSIDSTPDKKEITPILITPKASKAHKKINQAYFPQPLQRVSHLWQRIVRRYPFYPQLSASDCGAACLVMIALFWGKQLSVNRIRDIANVDRNGASLAGLCAAAESIGFATRPVKAELAQLAKQQLPAIVHWEGKHYIVVYEITPKTVVIADPALGQKTLSHREFQAGWTGYTLLLQPTVSFKEAKEHKTPFWQFFELLKPHGLVIFEIFIASLFVQIFGLITPIFTQLLLDRVVVQRSELTLIAVGLGLIIFGLFRVAIIGLRQYLLDHTANKIDLALIVGFIRHTLRLPLSFFESRYVGDIISRVQENRKIQRFLTGEALAILLDLLMVFVYVSLMFWYSWKMALLVLAIVPPFFLLALIATPFLKRISREIFNEIVKEQSYLIEALTGIRTVKSTAVEQSVRWHWEGLLGKEIKTHFSGQLIQNRLQIFSNTIETLATAGLLCFGAYLVIQNQLTIGQLVAFNMLLGNVIRPFQRMALLWEQLQEIIIAIERLNDVLDYQPEEDLQQEVRQFLPSLKGRIRFENVTFRYHAETDSNILENLSFEIEPGQMVALVGRSGSGKTTISKLILGLYPPTIGKVLIDGKDITGV; this is translated from the coding sequence ATGGAAAAACAAATATCTACGGCTTCAATTTCTCCTCAACAACTTGCCAAGATTCTTGGGTACTCTCTTGGCAAAGAAGAATTTTTCAACTGTCTTCCACAAATTCAATTCATCGAACCCAAAGTCGGTAAATTTTGGCAAACGACCGATGCAAAAGCTGGAATTTATCTCATTATTGGTGGTAAAATTCGACTCACCAATTCTGCTAAAGAATTAATTGCCACTCTTAAATCGGGAGAATCTTTTGGTGAGTGTACCTTTTTCCCAGAAGAGAATTTTTTGCCTTATTCAGCTAGGACTTCGCTCAATGCGAAACTCGCTTATCTTTCTCCTCAATTAATCTTTCCCTTACTCACAAAATATCCTCAAATTCGAGAACATTTTTTGGCTCAAGCTCAAAGTTTGAACTCGCTTTTTAATCCTTCATCAATTGACTCAACGCCTGATAAAAAAGAAATCACTCCCATTTTAATTACCCCAAAAGCCTCCAAGGCTCACAAAAAAATTAACCAAGCTTACTTTCCTCAACCCCTTCAACGAGTCAGTCATCTATGGCAACGAATTGTCCGCCGCTATCCCTTTTATCCTCAACTGAGTGCTTCTGATTGTGGGGCGGCTTGTCTAGTCATGATCGCTCTGTTTTGGGGGAAACAGTTGAGTGTCAATCGCATTCGAGATATAGCCAACGTCGATCGCAACGGCGCATCTTTGGCAGGACTGTGTGCGGCAGCAGAAAGTATCGGCTTTGCCACTCGTCCTGTGAAAGCTGAGTTAGCGCAATTAGCCAAACAACAACTTCCCGCGATCGTTCACTGGGAAGGAAAGCACTACATTGTCGTTTATGAGATTACCCCCAAAACGGTTGTTATTGCCGATCCTGCGCTCGGACAAAAAACTCTCAGTCATAGGGAATTTCAAGCAGGTTGGACGGGATACACTTTGTTGTTGCAACCTACTGTCTCATTCAAAGAAGCCAAAGAACATAAGACTCCTTTTTGGCAATTTTTTGAATTACTTAAGCCACATGGATTAGTCATTTTTGAGATATTTATCGCTTCTTTATTCGTGCAAATTTTTGGACTGATTACACCGATTTTTACTCAACTTCTCTTAGATCGAGTGGTGGTGCAGAGATCGGAACTAACCTTGATAGCAGTTGGGTTAGGATTAATTATTTTTGGTCTGTTTCGGGTAGCAATTATCGGGTTGCGGCAATATTTACTCGATCACACGGCTAATAAAATTGATCTGGCTTTAATCGTTGGATTTATCCGCCATACTTTGCGCTTGCCTTTAAGTTTTTTTGAGTCTCGCTATGTGGGAGATATCATCTCAAGAGTACAGGAAAATCGCAAAATCCAAAGATTTTTAACCGGAGAAGCTTTAGCGATTTTACTCGATTTACTGATGGTGTTTGTTTATGTTAGCTTGATGTTTTGGTACTCCTGGAAGATGGCACTATTAGTATTAGCGATCGTACCTCCATTTTTTCTTCTGGCCTTAATTGCCACTCCCTTTCTCAAAAGAATTTCGAGAGAAATATTTAACGAAATCGTCAAGGAACAAAGCTATCTCATTGAAGCGCTGACAGGGATTCGCACGGTTAAATCTACAGCCGTCGAACAGTCAGTTCGCTGGCATTGGGAAGGATTGTTAGGAAAAGAAATCAAAACTCACTTTTCTGGACAACTTATCCAAAATCGTCTGCAAATTTTTAGCAATACTATTGAAACTTTAGCTACGGCTGGGTTGTTATGTTTTGGGGCATATTTAGTCATTCAAAATCAGTTAACTATTGGGCAGTTAGTGGCTTTTAATATGCTGCTTGGTAATGTCATTCGACCTTTTCAGAGAATGGCACTTCTTTGGGAACAGTTGCAGGAGATCATTATTGCGATCGAACGTTTAAACGATGTTCTCGACTACCAACCAGAAGAAGATTTACAGCAAGAAGTTCGCCAATTTTTACCGTCCCTCAAAGGCCGCATTCGCTTTGAAAATGTTACCTTTCGCTATCACGCAGAGACCGATAGTAATATTCTAGAAAATCTCAGTTTTGAGATCGAACCTGGTCAAATGGTTGCTTTAGTTGGACGCAGTGGTTCGGGAAAAACAACTATTTCTAAGCTGATTTTAGGCTTATATCCCCCTACGATTGGAAAAGTGTTAATTGATGGGAAGGATATTACTGGAGTTTAG
- a CDS encoding helix-turn-helix domain-containing protein: MKDIKPIELTFATLCKLNREITITIVERYMFHDLAKTSGCLTEFQRKQLQKSLEDENLSKLHRQRICIMLLADEGKSQAEICQQVGCSSATARHWILVAESGMAHQWKKRAIGRPQTINDCYLERLKELVSQTPRDLGYPFHRWTGDWLSKHLEKEFRIKVSDRYINHLLKEMGLSTKPKPSKIDASSDSEPETRRIIIENLPSNAVLNADELWQIACFKLD, from the coding sequence ATGAAGGACATTAAACCGATTGAGCTTACATTTGCAACTTTATGCAAGCTCAATCGGGAAATAACAATCACAATTGTTGAACGCTATATGTTTCATGACTTGGCTAAAACCTCTGGCTGCTTAACTGAATTTCAGCGCAAGCAACTACAAAAAAGTCTTGAAGATGAGAACTTATCTAAACTGCACCGCCAACGCATTTGCATTATGTTGTTAGCGGATGAAGGAAAATCGCAAGCAGAAATTTGTCAGCAGGTGGGGTGTTCTTCCGCTACCGCCAGACATTGGATTTTAGTGGCTGAAAGCGGGATGGCGCATCAATGGAAAAAACGCGCTATCGGTCGTCCGCAGACCATTAACGATTGCTATTTAGAACGGCTCAAAGAATTAGTTAGTCAGACTCCCCGCGATTTGGGCTATCCATTTCATCGCTGGACGGGAGACTGGTTGAGCAAACATTTAGAAAAAGAGTTTCGCATAAAAGTGAGCGATCGCTATATTAACCACCTACTCAAAGAGATGGGATTATCTACTAAACCAAAACCGTCCAAAATCGATGCATCTAGCGATTCAGAACCAGAAACTAGAAGAATTATCATTGAAAATTTGCCATCGAACGCCGTGCTTAATGCTGATGAATTGTGGCAAATCGCTTGCTTCAAACTTGATTGA
- a CDS encoding sigma-70 family RNA polymerase sigma factor yields the protein MSELDCLLQQLALAAQQHPSGSLARNRFLSKLFREIQDSGELASYRSSCPRQLQGNYSEIYAEALQRLFYYMTQRINDYTPDKGRVIQWANGQLKWKFKEAVRDWKEFDKDALILSLDELEQLSCYWVEENLAPSLSEQLIEIVKEDPEGIFQQTYTGKNPQANFRYIALKRNIEAVSWSQLSQELGIKLVTLSSFYQRCLDKFALLIIKYLSE from the coding sequence ATGTCCGAACTCGATTGTCTCTTGCAACAACTTGCGCTAGCCGCCCAACAACATCCGTCAGGAAGTCTCGCTCGCAATCGTTTTTTATCCAAATTGTTTCGGGAGATACAAGATTCGGGGGAATTGGCGAGTTATCGCTCTTCCTGTCCTCGTCAACTCCAAGGAAACTATTCAGAGATTTATGCAGAGGCTTTACAGCGACTTTTTTATTACATGACGCAACGTATCAATGACTACACGCCAGACAAAGGAAGAGTTATTCAATGGGCAAACGGGCAGTTAAAATGGAAGTTTAAGGAAGCAGTTCGCGACTGGAAAGAATTCGATAAAGACGCTCTTATTCTCTCTTTAGATGAGTTAGAGCAACTATCCTGCTATTGGGTGGAAGAGAATCTCGCCCCTTCTTTATCCGAACAATTGATTGAGATCGTTAAAGAAGATCCAGAAGGAATTTTTCAGCAGACTTATACGGGGAAAAATCCCCAAGCAAACTTTCGCTATATTGCCTTAAAAAGAAATATTGAAGCAGTTTCTTGGTCACAGCTTTCTCAAGAATTGGGAATCAAACTTGTCACCCTCAGCAGTTTTTATCAGCGTTGCTTAGATAAGTTTGCTCTTCTCATTATTAAGTACTTATCAGAATAA
- a CDS encoding DUF1822 family protein, with translation MNFTRDRSLFKVSLTRLAHQFARRIAQQQSQPQKSQQVYLNNLAIYAVNYYFQCLGIETEVRTSLVDIQAHDCTEIPKSTVVQTLSQSAALEVKNKGKIECRPVLPNSQFCDIPAEVWSNQIGYVAVLLNLELTEANLLGFVQAVETEQFPLAQLQPLENLLDSLSQIQPVVLLQEWFEQKFAVGWQSLENLLTKVENSLQTSSANFAYSFRHRSSLNKPDVVEGAKAIVLVTSSESSEGKIPNFPEAKLIESGIKIKKQSLILLIAITPENEEKTGIQIQLHASPEEKYLADNIHLELLSPTGETVRSVVSHAYDNWIQLPYLKCIRGETFSIRITLDNIHVSETFKV, from the coding sequence ATGAATTTTACTCGCGATCGCAGCTTATTTAAAGTTTCTCTGACTCGGTTGGCGCATCAATTCGCCCGCCGAATTGCCCAACAGCAATCTCAACCCCAAAAAAGCCAGCAAGTTTATTTAAATAATTTAGCGATTTATGCTGTTAATTATTATTTCCAATGTTTAGGAATAGAGACAGAAGTAAGAACTTCTCTTGTTGATATCCAGGCGCACGATTGTACTGAGATACCGAAGTCTACCGTCGTACAAACCTTATCACAAAGTGCCGCTCTAGAAGTTAAAAACAAAGGAAAAATTGAATGCCGTCCTGTATTACCCAACAGTCAATTTTGTGATATTCCTGCCGAAGTTTGGTCAAATCAAATTGGCTATGTAGCTGTTTTGTTAAATCTAGAACTAACTGAAGCTAACTTACTAGGATTTGTTCAAGCAGTCGAAACCGAGCAGTTTCCTTTAGCGCAATTACAACCACTAGAAAATTTGTTAGATTCTTTGAGTCAAATTCAGCCAGTAGTGTTATTACAGGAATGGTTCGAGCAGAAATTTGCAGTAGGTTGGCAAAGTCTAGAAAATTTATTAACTAAAGTGGAAAATTCCCTACAAACTTCCTCAGCAAATTTTGCCTATAGTTTTAGACATCGCTCATCTTTAAATAAACCTGATGTAGTTGAGGGAGCTAAAGCAATCGTTTTGGTAACTTCCTCAGAGTCAAGCGAGGGCAAAATTCCTAATTTTCCAGAAGCTAAACTGATAGAAAGTGGAATCAAGATAAAAAAGCAATCCCTTATTTTATTAATAGCGATTACTCCAGAAAATGAGGAGAAAACGGGAATTCAAATTCAATTGCACGCTTCGCCTGAAGAAAAATATCTAGCTGATAACATTCATCTAGAGTTATTATCGCCAACGGGAGAAACTGTGAGAAGTGTTGTCTCTCATGCTTATGATAACTGGATTCAACTGCCTTATCTGAAATGCATTCGAGGGGAAACTTTTAGCATCCGCATTACTTTAGATAATATTCATGTAAGTGAAACCTTTAAAGTCTAA
- a CDS encoding CHASE2 domain-containing protein gives MVKAIAIDFGVGDLVKGFSGVTATLSQVGKSPFWRCRKSILPPAPELDRVYKRWRLLYQSLSQTLLNTRMEIEEGTIERFSEVELKLLCQELAIKLNDWLDSQDFLRDIKEPLSRKLQETDEIEIVIQTDDPLLRQFPWQLWDFLENYPKAEIALSVPEFDLPPQSPKLTEKVRILAILGNGKGIDLKKDRMQLESLSGVELEFLVEPSRQALNQHLWAEKRWDILFFAGHSQTEGEKGVIALNQTEKLSVDDLKHALKNAIAKGLQLAIFNSCDGLGLAKQLEQLHIPQVIVMRYPVPDAIAHEFLKHFLRAFERNDSLYLAIRQAREQLQGIEDKFPCASWLPVLCQNPALTPLTWKELQKKTGFWHRELKPALGLSVVCMGVVILVRSLAWLQPLELKAYDFLMRLKPPEGVDPRLLLVTVTEDDVQQQPAVERGSASLSDRTLDRLLTKLEQSQVTAIGLDIYRENPVRKEYPALAKRMRESDRFFGLCAYGLPGVVPPPEVPPQRQGFNNILLDSADDVLRRNLLAVESPEPCQSYYSLSFQLAKHHIERSQPDYRFIPNNSNGYIQLGTTPFKTLDSDIGGYRHLDYRGHQILINYRNTPQIAETLTLMDFLERYPSEQIGKRIVLIGTVASSFNDHRWYTPIGKMTGVEVQAHFVSQILSTVLDRRTLIWSLPPWGDFLWIWGWSGVGAILACNVRSRRQRFLSYGFMFAILGGSCWGILLVGGWLPLVPSMIVLGLTGGTTLLKKEFPTKL, from the coding sequence ATGGTAAAAGCGATCGCGATCGATTTTGGCGTAGGAGATTTAGTTAAAGGTTTTTCTGGCGTGACAGCGACGTTATCTCAAGTGGGTAAGTCTCCTTTTTGGCGCTGTAGAAAATCCATTTTACCACCAGCCCCAGAACTCGATCGCGTTTATAAACGTTGGCGCTTACTCTATCAATCTCTTTCTCAAACCCTGCTAAACACGCGCATGGAAATCGAAGAGGGAACGATCGAACGGTTTTCTGAAGTTGAGTTGAAGCTATTATGTCAAGAATTAGCCATAAAACTTAATGATTGGCTGGATTCCCAGGACTTTCTTAGAGATATCAAAGAACCGTTAAGTCGCAAGTTACAAGAAACCGATGAAATTGAGATCGTTATTCAGACGGACGATCCCCTATTGCGTCAGTTTCCTTGGCAACTATGGGATTTTTTGGAGAATTATCCGAAAGCAGAAATTGCATTGAGTGTTCCAGAGTTTGACTTGCCTCCTCAGTCCCCAAAATTAACTGAGAAAGTGAGAATTTTGGCGATTTTAGGCAATGGCAAAGGAATCGACCTCAAAAAAGATCGCATGCAACTGGAAAGTTTATCTGGGGTAGAATTAGAGTTTTTAGTCGAACCTTCTCGACAAGCACTAAATCAACATCTTTGGGCTGAAAAACGGTGGGATATCCTCTTTTTTGCGGGTCATAGTCAGACAGAAGGGGAAAAGGGAGTGATTGCGCTCAATCAAACCGAAAAATTAAGCGTTGATGACTTAAAACACGCCCTCAAAAATGCGATCGCCAAAGGATTACAACTAGCGATTTTCAACTCTTGCGACGGGTTGGGGTTAGCCAAACAACTCGAACAATTGCACATTCCCCAAGTTATCGTCATGCGCTATCCCGTTCCAGACGCGATCGCCCATGAGTTTTTGAAACATTTTCTTAGGGCATTTGAGCGCAACGATTCTCTTTATCTTGCCATCAGACAAGCAAGAGAACAATTGCAAGGCATAGAAGATAAATTTCCTTGTGCCAGTTGGCTGCCCGTTTTATGTCAAAATCCGGCGCTGACTCCTCTGACTTGGAAGGAACTACAAAAAAAAACCGGATTCTGGCATCGAGAATTAAAACCCGCACTGGGGCTGAGTGTAGTTTGTATGGGAGTAGTCATCTTAGTGCGATCGCTTGCCTGGTTGCAACCCCTCGAACTTAAAGCATACGATTTCTTGATGCGGCTGAAACCTCCTGAAGGAGTAGATCCGCGTTTGCTATTGGTTACTGTCACCGAAGACGACGTACAGCAACAACCCGCCGTCGAAAGGGGATCGGCTTCTTTATCTGATCGCACTTTGGATCGACTTTTGACCAAATTAGAACAGTCGCAAGTTACAGCAATTGGGTTAGATATCTATCGAGAAAACCCAGTGCGGAAGGAGTATCCTGCACTAGCAAAGCGGATGAGAGAAAGCGATCGCTTTTTTGGTCTGTGCGCTTATGGACTTCCCGGTGTCGTTCCTCCGCCCGAAGTTCCTCCCCAACGCCAAGGGTTCAATAATATTCTCTTAGATTCAGCAGATGATGTGCTGCGGCGGAATCTCTTGGCGGTAGAATCGCCCGAACCCTGTCAAAGTTACTATTCGTTGAGTTTTCAGTTAGCCAAGCATCACATCGAGAGGAGTCAACCCGACTATCGCTTCATCCCTAACAATAGCAATGGCTACATCCAGCTAGGGACAACCCCATTCAAAACGCTAGATTCTGACATCGGCGGATATCGCCATCTCGATTATCGGGGACATCAAATCCTGATCAATTACCGAAATACTCCGCAGATTGCAGAAACATTGACCCTGATGGATTTCTTAGAACGATATCCCTCCGAACAGATCGGAAAGCGGATCGTTCTCATCGGGACTGTTGCTTCCTCATTTAACGATCATCGATGGTACACGCCGATTGGGAAAATGACAGGCGTAGAAGTTCAGGCGCACTTTGTCAGCCAAATTCTGAGTACCGTTCTAGATCGCCGAACTTTGATTTGGTCTTTGCCACCTTGGGGCGATTTTCTGTGGATTTGGGGTTGGTCTGGCGTGGGAGCAATCTTAGCGTGCAACGTGCGATCGAGGAGGCAGCGATTTTTAAGTTACGGATTTATGTTTGCGATTTTAGGCGGAAGTTGTTGGGGAATTTTGTTGGTTGGGGGATGGCTTCCGTTAGTTCCTTCTATGATAGTTTTAGGATTGACAGGGGGAACAACCCTGTTGAAAAAAGAATTTCCTACTAAATTGTGA
- a CDS encoding DUF928 domain-containing protein: protein MSGIKRSRSWSASLLIALLLVCASSFPLPASAQANINPFKRIVYTPPDRKGTPPAGNQTGSRGSCPKTEIPLLALGGTSGYTLTVSESPILWFYIPYTSDRALSGEFELQNESGKTVYQIPVSLPTTPKIISIRLTQSLQLNERYRWYLAVNCPSAPASDRFASEGYVTGLVQRILLPAELEQQLKKVRSPLERLQIYAQNGIWYDTLTELAQLYLAQPTWQATWKDFLKDVGLDSIANATLDSSELPTTANFPR, encoded by the coding sequence ATGAGCGGGATAAAACGATCGCGGTCTTGGTCAGCCTCTTTATTGATAGCTTTACTACTTGTTTGCGCCAGTAGCTTTCCTTTGCCTGCGTCCGCTCAAGCAAACATTAATCCCTTCAAACGAATTGTCTATACACCTCCAGATCGCAAAGGAACTCCACCCGCAGGAAACCAAACTGGCAGTCGAGGGAGTTGTCCTAAAACCGAGATTCCTTTATTAGCTTTAGGTGGAACATCTGGCTATACGCTTACTGTTAGTGAGTCTCCCATCCTTTGGTTCTATATTCCCTATACAAGCGATCGCGCTTTGAGCGGAGAATTTGAATTACAGAACGAAAGCGGCAAGACAGTCTATCAAATCCCCGTCTCCCTACCAACCACCCCCAAAATTATCTCTATCCGTCTGACGCAATCCCTACAGCTTAACGAACGCTATCGTTGGTATTTGGCGGTTAATTGTCCGTCCGCTCCTGCCTCAGATCGCTTCGCCTCAGAAGGGTATGTAACAGGACTGGTGCAGAGAATCTTACTGCCAGCTGAACTCGAACAGCAATTAAAAAAGGTGCGATCGCCTTTAGAACGCCTGCAAATTTATGCTCAAAACGGGATTTGGTACGATACACTCACCGAATTAGCGCAACTCTATCTCGCACAACCAACCTGGCAAGCAACTTGGAAGGATTTCTTAAAAGATGTCGGTTTGGACAGTATTGCTAACGCTACTCTCGACAGTTCCGAACTGCCAACTACAGCCAATTTCCCACGATGA
- a CDS encoding CHAT domain-containing protein, which produces MKRLIPNLLLFFLSLFFALGILPVFSQTSTQINADRLIQQAERAYQSGNLAEAVEKFQEAVNFFQSQGNKELKNLAISSTNLCRTQLEFGQAENALQNCQIATQIYAQLQDDNGRIRSQVYQAYALQKLGFYPHACLLLTQSVGFTVKNCKELTPELLQEKTQNLSQNLAPSLVTAWRIFGDTLRVMGDLNKSKIILEKLTLVSSDPDPAATLLSLGSTQTAIANLERDRQAELQYNYLSWKCQGSSLSELPKRSYQLALETYNKSLQKNSSKIIKTKAELNRLRVLLEISEYSQAAKLVDKIKLEDLPLSQFKIYATINYSKNLACLQQQYFQKERWWDSFIPRLNTALKEAQIIGDRATESYVLGNLGGLYEYLQRFPEAEAKTQEASYIAQEFPEQFYQWQWQLGRIFEAKAEQEKALQSYELAVENLELYRQGLLSINSDVQFSFRDNVEPLYRQVVNLLLKEQKFAAEPQNLEKTLYYIESLQLAELSNFLRCNPEDFSWEEQSQLNGQKDAIATLTKKLKQVHQADPNAAIIYPIILSGRLATILSLPGENLRVYTLSRTSEQVAQIVTTFRQYLKTPRRDRQFQELSQQLYHWIISPLEDDLTKQKQIKTLVFILDSALQNLPMSALFDGKKYLIEKYAVALIPSLKLLNPQPIPRGKISALMAGATNAPSFQQENLNPLPNVREELDGISRQVSRKKELLEQDFTKTNVQKQINSTPFSIVHIATHGNFSSNPEQTYVLDWSQRIQVEDLERLLRLSQRRNRQPIDLLILSACETATGDRRAALGLAGVAIRAGARSTVASLWQVNDASTAKLMIEFYQNLQNPQLTKAEALRQAQLKLLNKENYRDRDYNRAYYWAPFVIVGNWL; this is translated from the coding sequence ATGAAGAGGTTGATTCCTAACTTACTGCTATTCTTCCTCAGTCTATTCTTTGCCCTTGGTATCTTACCCGTATTCTCGCAAACGTCAACTCAAATAAATGCGGATCGATTAATCCAACAAGCCGAACGAGCTTATCAATCGGGAAATTTAGCTGAAGCTGTCGAAAAGTTTCAAGAAGCCGTCAATTTTTTTCAATCTCAAGGCAATAAAGAACTGAAAAACTTAGCGATTTCGTCAACGAATCTCTGTCGTACACAGCTAGAGTTTGGGCAAGCAGAAAATGCCTTGCAAAACTGTCAAATAGCTACGCAGATTTATGCTCAATTACAGGATGACAATGGACGAATACGAAGTCAGGTTTATCAAGCGTATGCTTTACAGAAATTAGGCTTTTATCCTCATGCTTGTCTGTTGTTGACTCAATCTGTAGGATTTACTGTTAAAAACTGTAAAGAATTAACGCCAGAATTGCTTCAAGAAAAAACTCAAAATCTTTCTCAAAATTTAGCCCCTTCATTAGTGACTGCTTGGCGGATTTTCGGAGATACATTGCGAGTGATGGGAGACTTAAATAAATCAAAAATTATTCTAGAAAAACTGACATTGGTTTCCTCAGATCCCGATCCAGCAGCAACTTTATTAAGTTTGGGGAGTACTCAAACCGCGATCGCAAATTTAGAGCGAGATAGACAAGCTGAACTTCAATATAATTATCTGTCTTGGAAGTGTCAAGGAAGTTCTCTATCCGAACTGCCTAAAAGGAGTTATCAATTGGCACTAGAAACTTATAATAAGTCTCTGCAAAAAAACTCTTCAAAAATTATAAAAACTAAAGCAGAATTAAATCGTTTGAGGGTATTACTAGAAATTTCCGAATATTCACAAGCTGCAAAACTAGTAGATAAAATAAAATTAGAAGATTTACCGCTAAGTCAATTTAAAATTTATGCAACGATTAACTATAGTAAAAATCTTGCTTGCTTACAACAGCAGTATTTTCAAAAAGAGCGTTGGTGGGACAGTTTTATCCCTCGCTTAAATACTGCGCTCAAAGAAGCTCAAATAATTGGCGATCGCGCCACTGAATCTTACGTATTAGGCAATTTAGGGGGATTATATGAATATCTCCAAAGATTTCCCGAAGCTGAAGCGAAAACTCAAGAAGCTTCATATATTGCTCAAGAATTTCCCGAACAATTCTATCAATGGCAATGGCAATTAGGTCGAATTTTTGAAGCCAAAGCAGAACAAGAAAAAGCCTTACAGAGTTATGAATTAGCAGTTGAGAATTTAGAGCTTTACAGACAAGGCTTATTGTCGATTAACTCAGATGTTCAGTTTTCTTTTAGAGATAATGTTGAGCCATTATATAGGCAAGTCGTCAATTTGCTTTTAAAAGAGCAAAAATTTGCAGCCGAACCTCAAAATTTAGAAAAAACTCTTTATTATATTGAATCCTTACAATTAGCTGAACTCTCCAATTTTCTCCGGTGCAATCCTGAAGATTTTAGCTGGGAAGAGCAAAGTCAATTGAATGGACAAAAAGATGCGATCGCGACTTTAACCAAAAAACTCAAACAAGTTCATCAAGCCGATCCAAATGCTGCTATAATTTACCCAATTATTTTATCAGGTCGTTTAGCTACCATTCTCTCTTTACCTGGAGAGAATCTTCGAGTTTATACACTTTCCCGAACGTCTGAGCAAGTAGCTCAAATTGTAACTACTTTCAGGCAATATCTGAAAACTCCACGACGCGATCGGCAATTTCAAGAATTAAGTCAACAGCTATATCACTGGATAATATCTCCATTAGAAGATGACTTAACCAAACAAAAACAAATAAAAACTTTAGTATTTATTCTCGATAGTGCTTTACAAAATCTGCCAATGTCTGCACTATTTGACGGCAAAAAATATTTAATTGAAAAGTATGCAGTCGCCCTAATTCCTAGTTTAAAATTGTTGAATCCGCAACCCATACCGCGAGGAAAAATTAGTGCTTTAATGGCTGGAGCAACTAATGCACCTAGCTTTCAACAAGAAAACTTGAATCCTCTTCCCAACGTTCGAGAAGAATTGGATGGTATTAGCCGTCAAGTGAGTCGCAAGAAAGAATTGCTGGAACAAGACTTTACCAAAACCAACGTCCAAAAACAAATTAATTCCACCCCTTTTTCTATCGTTCACATTGCCACTCATGGCAACTTTAGTTCTAATCCCGAACAAACCTATGTCCTCGACTGGAGTCAACGCATTCAAGTCGAAGATTTAGAACGCTTACTGCGATTGAGTCAACGAAGAAATAGACAACCCATCGATCTGTTAATTCTTAGTGCTTGCGAAACCGCAACCGGAGATCGTCGCGCTGCTTTAGGACTGGCGGGAGTTGCTATCCGTGCTGGCGCAAGAAGTACCGTAGCAAGCTTGTGGCAAGTCAATGATGCGTCTACCGCAAAACTGATGATTGAGTTTTATCAGAATTTGCAGAATCCTCAATTAACAAAAGCAGAGGCACTCCGACAGGCTCAACTAAAGTTATTAAATAAGGAAAATTACCGCGATCGCGACTACAATCGCGCCTATTACTGGGCACCGTTTGTCATCGTGGGAAATTGGCTGTAG